One genomic window of Medicago truncatula cultivar Jemalong A17 chromosome 1, MtrunA17r5.0-ANR, whole genome shotgun sequence includes the following:
- the LOC120580572 gene encoding LOW QUALITY PROTEIN: pentatricopeptide repeat-containing protein At5g16860-like (The sequence of the model RefSeq protein was modified relative to this genomic sequence to represent the inferred CDS: inserted 1 base in 1 codon), with protein sequence MTVGYGILPDTVGVVNILPVSGFLGLGLCGKQVHGLCVITGLVEDXFVGNALVDMYAKCGKMEDASKVYERMRFKDVVTWNAMVTGYSQNGRFEDALSLFGKMREERIELDVVTWSSVISGYAQRGFGCEAMDVFRQMCGCSCRPNVVTLMSLLSGCASVGALLHGKETHCYSIKFILKGEHNDDNDDLAGINALIDMYAKCKSLEVARAMFDEICPKDRDVVTWTVMIGGYAQYGDANHALQLFSEMFKFDNCIVPNDFTISCVLMACARLAALRFGKQIHAYVLRRSRIDSDVLFVANCLIDMYSKSGDVDTAQVVFDSMSKRNAISWTSLLTGYGMHGCSEDAFRVFDEMRKEALVLDGITFLVVLYACSHSGMVDRGIDLFYRMSKDFVVDPGVEHYACMADLFGRAGRLCEATRLINDMSMEPTPVVWIALLSACRTHSNVELAEFAAKKLLELKADNDGTYTLLSNIYANARRWKDVARIRYLMKRTGIKKRPGWSWVQGRKGMETFYVGDRTHSQSQKIYETLADLIQRIKAIGYVPQTNFALHDVDDEEKGDQLLEHSEKLALAYAS encoded by the exons ATGACGGTTGGGTATGGGATTTTGCCGGATACTGTTGGTGTTGTTAATATACTTCCTGTTAGTGGTTTTCTTGGTTTGGGGTTATGTGGGAAACAAGTTCATGGTTTATGTGTTATAACTGGTTTGGTTGAGG TTTTTGTTGGGAATGCTTTGGTTGATATGTATGCAAAATGTGGGAAAATGGAAGACGCTAGTAAGGTTTATGAGAGGATGCGGTTTAAGGATGTTGTTACTTGGAATGCTATGGTTACCGGGTATTCTCAAAATGGTAGATTTGAGGATGCACTTTCTTTGTTTGGGAAAATGAGGGAAGAGAGAATTGAGTTGGATGTTGTTACTTGGAGTTCTGTTATTTCTGGGTATGCTCAGAGAGGGTTTGGTTGTGAAGCAATGGATGTGTTTCGGCAAATGTGTGGATGTAGTTGTCGTCCTAATGTGGTTACGCTCATGTCGTTGCTTTCTGGTTGTGCGTCTGTTGGAGCTTTGCTTCATGGAAAAGAAACTCATTGttattcaattaaatttatTCTCAAGGGGGAGCataatgatgataatgatgatttggCGGGGATTAATGCTCTAATTGATATGTATGCTAAATGCAAGAGTTTAGAAGTGGCTCGTGCGATGTTTGATGAAATATGTCCCAAAGATAGGGATGTGGTGACTTGGACTGTGATGATTGGAGGTTATGCTCAGTATGGAGATGCAAATCACGCCCTGCAACTTTTCTCTGAAATGTTTAAATTTGATAACTGTATAGTTCCTAATGATTTTACCATATCTTGTGTACTCATGGCTTGTGCTCGTTTGGCAGCATTGAGGTTTGGTAAGCAGATTCATGCTTATGTGTTGCGTAGAAGTCGTATTGATTCAGATGTTCTGTTTGTGGCTAATTGTCTCATAGACATGTATTCCAAATCCGGAGATGTAGATACTGCCCAAGTAGTTTTCGACAGCATGTCAAAGAGAAATGCCATCTCTTGGACCTCGCTACTCACCGGGTATGGCATGCATGGGTGCAGCGAAGATGCTTTCCGTGTTTTTGATGAGATGAGGAAAGAGGCTCTAGTGCTTGATGGCATAACCTTTCTTGTTGTGCTTTATGCTTGTAGTCATTCGGGAATGGTGGATCGTGGAATCGATTTGTTTTATAGAATGAGCAAGGATTTTGTAGTTGATCCTGGAGTAGAGCATTATGCTTGTATGGCTGATCTTTTCGGTCGAGCCGGTCGTCTATGTGAAGCTACGAGACTCATTAATGATATGTCGATGGAACCAACACCAGTAGTGTGGATTGCCTTGCTTAGTGCTTGTAGGACACACTCAAATGTAGAACTTGCAGAATTCGCGGCGAAAAAACTGTTAGAATTGAAGGCCGACAATGATGGGACATATACATTGCTTTCAAATATATATGCTAATGCCAGACGCTGGAAAGATGTGGCGAGAATTAGATATTTGATGAAACGTACTGGAATCAAGAAAAGACCTGGTTGGAGCTGGGTCCAAGGAAGGAAAGGTATGGAAACCTTTTATGTGGGAGACAGAACTCACTCACAATCTCAGAAGATATATGAAACACTGGCAGATTTGATTCAGCGCATTAAGGCCATTGGGTATGTTCCACAGACAAACTTTGCTCTTCATGAtgtggatgatgaagaaaaGGGTGACCAGCTTTTAGAACACAGTGAGAAGTTGGCTCTTGCCTATGCATCCTAA
- the LOC25482903 gene encoding MDIS1-interacting receptor like kinase 2, producing MVINFMEQFLPLSEIGNLTKVSALSLLSNDLTGNIPTEMNRLNKLKILQFGDNNFIGHLPPNICSSGKLTVFSARNTQFTGPIPKSLKNCSSLKRVRLEQNQLAGNITDSFGVCPNLYYMELSGNKYFGHISPNWGKRKNLISLKISNNNLTGSIPLELVGATNLHLLDLSSNQLTGEIPMELGNLSSLIQQLSISSNYFSGEVPVQIASLKEVAILELATNNLSGFVPKQLGRLSMLLHLNMSQNKFEGNIPDEIGQLKVIENLDLSGNSLNGTIPTMLGQLNRLETLNLFCTIPLTYGEMSGLTTVDISCNQLKGPIPKISSFLQAPFEALRNNKGLCATEDFDSKINLIGVGVHGSDYKAELPTGQVVAVKKLHSLPNGDGSMDNILKDNEQASEFDWNRRVNVIKDIANALCYLHHDCSPPIVHRDISSKNVILDLEYVAHVSDFGTSKTCIHNGSNEKCDVYSFGVLTLEIHFGKHPGDIVTYLWQQPSQSATDLTIDTIPLMDMLDQRLPRPTNDIIVHKVASMIRIAVACLTESPRSRPTMEQVCKQFVMS from the exons ATGGTAATCAACTTTATGGAACAATTCCTTCCACTATCGGAAATTGGAAATTTAACGAAAGTAAGTGCATTATCTCTTTTATCAAACGATCTCACTGGGAATATTCCAACAGAAATGAATAGGCTTAACAAATTGAAGATTCTGCAGTTTGGTGATAATAATTTCATAGGTCATTTACCTCCCAATATATGTAGTAGTGGAAAGTTAACTGTGTTCTCGGCTAGAAATACTCAGTTCACAGGTCCAATTCCAAAGAGTTTGAAGAATTGTTCAAGTCTAAAGAGAGTGAGACTTGAACAAAACCAACTTGCTGGAAATATAACAGATAGCTTTGGTGTGTGTCCAAACTTGTACTACATGGAATTGAGTGGTAATAAATATTTTGGCCATATTTCACCTAATTGGGGAAAACGCAAGAATCTCATAAGCCTTAAAATCTCCAACAATAATTTAACAGGGAGTATACCACTAGAATTGGTTGGGGCAACCAATTTACATTTACTTGATTTGTCCTCGAATCAACTAACAGGAGAAATTCCAATGGAGCTAGGCAACTTATCTTCATTGATCCAACAACTCTCGATAAGTAGCAATTACTTTTCAGGGGAAGTTCCTGTACAAATTGCCTCATTGAAGGAAGTTGCTATCTTGGAGCTGGCAACAAATAATTTAAGTGGCTTCGTCCCAAAACAACTTGGAAGATTATCTATGTTATTACACTTAAATATGAGCCAAAATAAGTTTGAAGGAAACATTCCTGATGAGATTGGACAGTTAAAAGTTATTGAAAATCTTGATCTTAGTGGGAATTCTTTGAATGGAACCATACCAACAATGCTTGGACAGTTAAATCGCTTAGAAACATTGAATCTTTTTTGTACCATTCCCTTGACCTATGGTGAGATGTCAGGCTTGACAACTGTTGATATATCATGCAACCAATTGAAGGGTCCAATTCCAAAAATTTCATCCTTCCTACAAGCCCCATTTGAAGCATTAAGAAATAACAAAGGCTTGTGTG CCACTGAAGATTTTGACAGCAAGATCAATCTCATTGGGGTTGGAGTACATGGAAGTGATTACAAAGCAGAGTTGCCTACTGGTCAAGTGGTAGCTGTGAAGAAACTCCATTCACTACCAAATGGAGAT GGTAGCATGGACAACATTTTGAAGGACAATGAACAAGCTAGTGAATTTGATTGGAATAGAAGGGTGAATGTCATTAAAGATATAGCTAATGCTTTATGCTATCTACATCATGATTGTTCCCCTCCTATTGTTCATCGAGATATATCCAGCAAGAATGTTATTTTGGATTTGGAATATGTAGCTCATGTCTCAGACTTTGGAACATCTAA AACTTGCATACACAATGGAAGTAATGAGAAATGTGATGTGTATAGTTTTGGGGTATTAACCTTGGAAATACATTTTGGAAAGCACCCTGGAGATATTGTAACTTATTTGTGGCAACAACCTTCACAAAGTGCTACGGACCTGACAATTGATACTATTCCATTGATGGATATGTTAGACCAACGTCTCCCTCGTCCTACAAATGACATCATTGTTCACAAGGTGGCATCGATGATAAGGATTGCAGTTGCTTGCTTAACTGAAAGCCCGCGTTCTCGCCCTACCATGGAGCAGGTCTGCAAGCAGTTTGTAATGTCATAA